tcCATCAAACAATGTTGGTGATTACAACATTAGAATTTAATATGCACGTAATTACCTAGTTGAGCATAACTTCAATCACAATTTAAAAATCtgattttacttttataacataataaaatgcaaacgtgCAAAAACAAATCATCTAAACAAAATTTACAAGCTCTCAATGTTGGATAATATACTTTTTACAAGCTAGAACATTGGTCCAAAATGGGTAAAGATCAGGCcaatgttaggatccttttattttctgagcttttgaataatatttattaagtctgtttagttcagttaaagccggatagagatttatttaatatttatttattattaaaagtccaagtcctgatggactctaggtggaactctataaatagtgatataaccgTTCCTTTTCGgtagacaatgaaatattattcagtcttttgactaACCCCagaaggccaatcccctcgaagtgatcatcccttttatcttctttcttctacgataaaaccCTAGGATCTTATCAGCCAATTTAGAGCCATATATATAAGGCAGAAACCATAGCTACAAAGCAATTTAAATcattttaaaaaacataaaagCAAAAAAACAAGATTAGGTGGAAAATTCTAGACATGATTTGAGAAGAAAAAAGCCAAACAATGAGAATGAAGAAGTCAGCAAAGACATTACAGCATGCTTTTGTCAACTTTGAAATGCACTGGTCATTTAGACGGGCAAAGAAGAATGATTCCTCCTTAAATGGGCTGATCACTCTAGCATCATAAATGCAGTGATTCATCTCAAACACCTATCAGAAATAATGTCACCACAAGAATATGAAAGTTGTGGATAAGTTGAAGATACATCATTAGAAGATATCCAAGAAAAGATTCCTATATAGACAGTGGTAATGAGTTGACTTGAATAACttattttaaagaaaaagaaattcacATAGCTATGCATATTACGAAGGAGCTAACTTGAGATTGACAGTCACTTAAACTCAGGTAGGGACCAACATGATTCCCTTTCCTAACATCATATAAAGCATCTCCTTTTTCCTCGATCAATTCTTGGCGATTTACATTCAGAGATGGCGAAGAACGTGCATGCCCAGTAGAGAAGAAGCGGAAATATTGTCCAGTTGACTTGAAATTTATTCTGAGCAATTTAGTTCCAGCTATCCAGCCAGACAATGAACTCATGATGACATAACCTgttatgattggttgttcagttcAAGGATTGTGCTTCCTACATAGTTTAAATGGGAAAATTTATTAGAACCAACATATAAGCAAGCTATACAACAATCATAAATACTGACCAAACAAATTGTGTTTTGTGTGTACATTTTAATAATGTTGAGTTTCATCAGCATGATAGAAAGCAAAATATTTTCCTAAAGGCTCATTCGAAAAGGATGAAATAAATAAGTtttataccaaaaaaaaaaaaaaatctatagatGTTGCACAGCTTAATGGTGGAAAAAGATTCATGTAACAGACCCCATAAACTTAGGATTTCCAATTGTCATGTTATTTTGCTAGATACTCTAAATTACACAGATCTATTTTATCTAATCAAGCTTATCAGTAACATAACTTTTCAATTTTCTAATCCTAGTCTACTTATCCTAGTTGGCAATTGCATGATTGTTATATATAACTAAAGATCTAAACCATATATATTTCCaatattgcttttcttcaacaatAATTTCACGTTGTTAGATTATTATATTTCTATCAACCTTGGtaactataacataatataatgTAATAAGTCTAAAGGGATAGCTGCCATATCATTTCTTCCCATGTTTGTCTCCATATACCATTTCATAATTTCCTCACTCGACTTGTATTGGCCATCAAAATCGTCTCCTATTACTAACACATTTTGGTAATTTCTGAAGATATCCATCCACAATTTTTAGCACACATGGTGGCTAATCTTGCTTGACGAGTATTTATATATCTTTCTCTTAGTACTAGTTTCATTATTATCATGATATCACTGTAAACTCTCTTATAATTCTTAACAGTTTATCTACTACATGCTAATTTTATTTCCAGTATTGTTCCGAGGTAAACAATGTTGACtttgtatttattttttcatCATACCTCGGCATTTACCATTCCTTAGCATTTATCTTTGCTTGCAATCCTATATTACTATCCTTCTCCACACCAAATCAAGATGTGAGAACCGAAGGTCAATTGTGATTATATATAGACAGTAATACAAATTGTCATTTCCAAGCATACTGAGATCAGGAAGAAACAATACATTACATTCTATTTAATGGCGCTGTTTCTCTAAAACAACTGAGAACCAAAGTACAAAGAGATTGGCTGCAGCTCTGCAAATTTCAGAAATCAATCATACACTAGGCAACAGAAAAATAAAGTGACTCCTCAGATGAAATACTGGATGATGAATATTAGAATGAGGAGGAACAAAAGCAAATATTTACTCCTCACAACCTAAATTTAATGAACAAAATGGCTCACGCGTACACTAATCACTTTCTATGCAActtaacatgatttttttaaaagtttAATCTCATAAAGCAAGAAATTtctgtttatttttttcttaacttcgaaataGGATCTACAAGACCAATGGCATGGTGTTAATGAACATAAAGCGTTTTTAGGTAAACTTGACTCTATATTTTTTGACTTTGTGGCTTCATTATTGTGAGTTTTCCTAGTTGTTTCTTGAACATGTACCACATAATGAAgccataataataattttagttaGTTATTATGTCTAAATCTCAACACATAACTACACATGGAgtcataattttatatttacaatATTAGCCTTTTGCATGCCTTAGTTCTTACAATGAAGATACTAAATAATCTTAGCTGAATCAACATAAAATAACACATAATAATAAAATTGAAACATGCATTTATCAGAATTACatttatatatgtgtgtatatattatttatatagtaGCCTAAGCAATGTAAGATTTGTGTAAAGCCTAGGAAGTAATCCAAACAACGAaacgattgttgtaaaacaataatTTATTCCTAGATTAACCTAGTCAAACAAATAGTAAAAATGGATCTGAAAAATGTTGATTGGCTCCAAAACCGAgtttgtttgatatcatgatgcaCACACCACACATTATTATtaacaacataatctccacacgtCACAAAGTATTTTAACAACAAACATCATAAACACTACAATATACCAAATTTGATTGTTATCCTAAGATCTCTCAGATGCCCATTGTAGGTTAGCTAGTTTAAGAAGAACACTAAACAGCCAATGTTCTTCAGATAATCAAGAATAGTATCCATGTTTATAAAAAGTGTTCAAAAATGGCCAAAAGAGCAGATATATTTGCAGCAgaggcagtagcagcagcagcagcacactCTTTCATGCGTTAAAGTCATGGCCATAAACAAATTGCATTTCAGTGGCCTTCACTGATACCCAGcattatattgattttttttttttcagctgaAGAAGGTTTCTGCAAATCCATTCCACATGGACGCTTTTTTCCTTTATTTGAAGAAATTGATAGGACATGATCTAAACTGCAACCACCCGAGGAACCCTGTTTCATGTTTCAATAATGATTGGGAGTCCATCCTTCTCTCTGCAGTTTCTCTTTGCTTAAACTTCAGACTGTCAGAGCACGACACCCCATGCTCAAACTGGACTCAGACCATGCTACTATCTATCTTGCTTGATCTTGTCAACACAACTCCTAACAGATTGGTCAAACACCGCAAcaccagattaaaaaaaaaagctagaAATGCTTAGAAGACTAAGAATGAATGCCTAAACAGAATCACAATCTCCTATTTCCCTAATGATCAATCTCACCCCAATTTGATCTAACAGAAGCGAACAAAAAGTATAATAAAAGAATCCTATCTCAATCTAAACAAACTGTGAGCCGAAGGAAAATTCCTGGAAACAGCCCACTCATTCAACCGCCAGACAATCGTGGGACGATATTAACCTTTTCAGcaaaaggaaggtcagaaataaTAAATTCCACGACAAGTGACGGAAAAAGAATAAACTAAGTGTACCTCCACTGCCTCAAACAGAAGACGACCCCACCAATCTCGACGCCCTTCAGGTAAAGGCGAACGCAAGGCCAAATCTTCGGAGGATGGACTAAGAAGGGGCGACCAAGGAATGGCAGCTGGGGAAGGAGAGAGCCCAAGTTGCCCTAGTCGCCGCCCTTTTTGTGACCCCTACACAACATCCTTTTTGTCCTCTAGTTGTCTGTGTATCATCTTACTGCTTCTACATAATATATTTAGAATAAGGTGAGTCTCCACTAACGATATCCTTTTTCGGCCGTTGTTATGTGCTTTTGAATAACCGGTTTTTGTcacatcaataaaaatattataaatatatttaaaaacattataaataactcaaataaattatattatcaaattaatctttaaattatatatcataataatgTACGAATAAGAACAACAAAATAGGAAGAATATTatgtcatttattttttttaaaataatttatagtatttttacacCACTATAAAAAATTGTAAatctattaaaaataatataaattatttaaatgaacGGCAAAACACAGTACAGACAAATTAATAATTAAGATTCAAATAGATATCTTTAATAGTTTAGGAATAACAAGATGCAAATAGGGATAAAAAACATGATTATTATAGTGTTTTTTGTGGCCTCAACAAAAATTCTGTAAGCCTATTTAAAAGTATAGTAAATGACCCATATGGCCTTATAATCTCATAAACCAATTATATtatcaaattaattttaaattaggtATTATAATGATATACGAGTGCTACTGTTTTTTTCACCTATACAAAAATCTACAGAAAAACACTAGAAATTAATCAAATAGACTGAAATCACAGTATAAAGTCATTACTTGATAAAAAAAagactcaaatatatatatatatatatatatatatatatatatatatatatatatatattagcattCGTCGAACAAATTAAATTAAACACCACAACTATGGTTATCCataaatttgaaaaataaaataaaattttaagtatttaaaACATCCCTTATTTCTTCAATTTCAATCATTTCACATATCTATCTTTCACTAATTATTGGATTCCTTGTttcttaaatataaataaatatgaaatttattaATTGAAGAGTCTGAACGTAATCACGCAGACCGTCAACTGATAAAGATTAACCACAAATGATACTGTTAAATTTATTTGCTTGCCATGCATTTAAAGCAAATGCAAATAAGTACTGTTCATCATTTGAATTTTATTGTTTAACCGATCAGTAaacaactttaaaaaaaaaacagctGAGTTCAAGCCAATATTTGAAAGAGATTCAGATACAATCAGATCAATCTCAAAGTAAAGCTACGGAAAGAACTACTTGGTTACATTGTTTAATGTTTGTATTTATCTTCAAGGCTTATCAGCAAAATAGTTTCACTCGTCAACAAACGAGCAACTTTTTGGATCACTGGAATCAATTGTGATTGCTAATGCCACCGCAATCTGCAATGGTATGTCTAATCTGTCCCAGGGCTTGATAAGCAGCAGGAGGAGGATTACAGAAGCATGTTACAGCAAAAGGACGTGATATGGTGTTGCATGCTAAAGCAGCAGAACCATGTTCCGGTGCATCCCTATAATTTCCTGCTTGAAAAGCTTCATTCCCAGCAGCCTGCAAACAAGAAAAATGTAAATTCTGCAAATTAGTACAAGAGTTTTTTCGTGTCCTTAAAATTAATGGGCTAATTGTTCCTAGAAGCTGTGAATATCATCAAATAAATTAGGTTGACAAACCTTCTTGATATATCATAGTGTTCAATAAATTTCTTTTTTATAGTGTTCAGTAATTTAAATTAGGCTCCAAATTTAATATGCCCGGGAGTTTATAAAAGCACCATCAAGTTGATGAGTTGGAACTGCCATGTAATAGGGGAATTAAAAATTTACCATCTTTGCCATATTTGCCAAGTGGCAGTCTGGTATTTGTAGTCAACGAGAGAGTTCAGAGAACAAGAGAGAGTCCAGAGAACAAAGGCCCCTCCCGTGTGTAATTATCAGTTCTGTCACTGCAAAAGTAACACCAAGTAAGTTGTTCTTGAATAACTACTGTCTCTAGCTATGATTTGTCATCAATCATATGCAGCAATTACATCTCGATTGATCAATCCTACTTTTCTCCAACTCAGTTCTAGAAATGATTTGTGAATTATATGTAGTTTACACACGTCCTGGGTTTCAATCATGATTGTACTTTTTCTCATGCAAAAGCTACTGCAAGTATATACTGTTTCCAGTACTTAGCTAGGCTATAATCAAATAGAGGCGTGAAGCACCATAGCAGTGCATAGGTCTCCATGTAAAATCTTCAGTCAAATACTAAGACAACATTTTCTCCTTGATCTGACATTCGCTAATATGATTTAACATGGTTACAGTGGCATGTTTGCTTCAGCGTGATGCTCTGCAGACGATAGACTAGTGCGGGATAAATTTTGATGTTACGTGGAGATGCATATTCCTTTTTCTTTGCATTTGCTCAAACAACAAAGAACAAACTTGAACATGGGATGACAGTGAACAAAAAGTGAGGGCAGTTTGATATTTTGAAAGCTTACAAGAGAGACAAGATGATGCAGTCCAATAGCATTTGGACAATTCTCAAGTCTCAGCATTTCGAGTGCAGGTTGATACTGATGCAAATGAAGAATTCTCAGTCCCTAAGAAGTTGAACTACCTACTCGTGTAGCATGGGAAGGCATAAAGAAGGAAATCTAGCATCCAAGTTGCATTTTCCTCGTGGTAAGACGGATGAAGAATTCTCCGTGTGTTACATGATGCCCTAGGCGTTCATTCGCACAGAGGTGCCACAGTGGGGATCAAATTCCCGACCTACAGGGATATCTCTCATAAGCTCAACTGTCTTGAGTTAGCTGACGACGGTGGAACTTTATGTCTGGTTAAATATAAATAGTCATTGAAGGGTTCAAACAAAAGTAAGGTTCCAATCTGTTCTGTTCTATTGGCAAAAAGAGCTCTAAGGAAGTATTCTAGTGGTAAATAGGCCTCCATAAAGCACAATCACATTCCACTATTAAGACTATTATTTTATCCTTGATTTGACATCTTCTTAGATGATTTAACATGACTAGAATTCAAAAACGTTTCTAGAGTGAAGGTTTGCAGACGATAAACTAATGCTGGATAAATTCGGTTATTACCTGGAGACTGATATGCTTCTTCTCTGCATTTGCTCAGATGGATATAACAATACTTGAACATGGGATGGAAGTTTCTCTTTGATATAAAACTGAGGGCAATTGGATATCTGTAAGCTTACAAGGGAAGAAAGATGATGCAGTCCAGTGGCTTCTAAAAGTTTTGGACAGTTGTCGACGCACAGCGTTCTGAGTGCAGGTACATTCTGACGCACATGAAGAGTTCTCAGTCCCTGAGAGCTTGAAACTACCAAGTGATGGAGCTTGGGAAGGTTTAGAGATGGAAACCAAATCTCCAAGTTACATTTCCCCCACAACAGGAGACTACTTAGTGAGGGACATATGGGAATTGAAGTCAACTCTCCGCAGTTGTATATCTTCAGCTCGACGAGTGAAGGAAAAAGGAGGCAGTCAAACATGAACAGCTTTGGACAGACACCAATTGTGAGCTCGCGGAGATGAGGGAATTCACCATCCTCCCCACACCACTCCTCCCACTCTGGCATCTCTGTGAATTCAAGTGTCTCTAGCGCTTGGAATCCCTTGCCAACCATCATACCACCACCCCAGAATTCACGGTCAACACGCTGCAACCTCTGCATTCCTCCTATGGATAGATGCTTCAGTGACACAAGCTGGCCAAGCGAAGGGAGAAGGATACACTTATCATTGCAGAGCTCTAGTCTTATGGTAGCAAGCTTGGAAAAACTCGGATCACCCAACCATCTCGGAAGTCTCGGTCCATTATAGCCCTCGACAACCAATTCCATCAAACTCATCCGTCGCTGATTCTCTACGAAACATGCAGCCTCGTGCTTTTCAGCACCTATCCTATGCCAAGAATCATCCTGTTTCAGTCCAATTTCACTGTGTAGCATCTTGTCACCATTCTCCAGATTGGTACCGTCACTATAGCCACACGGTCCACAGTCGTACGAAAACCAGCGAAGCCTCACGTTCTGCAGGTTTTTCATATTCTTCAACCAAGGACCCCATTCCTCGTCCATCTTGTAAGGACCTACTATGTGAAGAGAGCTGAGGTTTACCAATTCCTTTAGCTCCTCTACACCACAGTGAAATCTATCTGGCTTTATATAGAAAATTGGCAATGTCTGGAGATTGGTCAGCTTTCTGAGTCCAGGTGGAATGCAGACATGTAGATCTTCCAATATTGGCAGAATGAGATGCCTTAGATTAATGAGGTTCCCGATGCCTCTAGGAAGATCCGAAAGAAACTCGCAGTGCTTCAAATCCAATGTTTGCAGATTATATAACTGACACAATGACTGAGGCAAATGTCGAAGATTCGTACTCCGAAGACCAATGTAGCGAAGGTGTATCAAATTGCCAATTGAGTCTGGTAATTTTTCAATCATAGTAAAACTCAAGTCCAGTGTGCGGAAGAGCCTTAAACTTTGGAAAACATCATTTGGCATCTCAATACATATAATATTTTGAGTTTGTTCCAACATATTTCTTTTTGATGGAAACCACTGTTTGGACTTATGCACCACAAAGGTACGCAAACGTTTGGGCTCATTCAAGAACTGAAACTGCACCGTCGTGTGTCTCTCTGTTCTGATGTTGTGCACTTTTTTATCATTGCTGTTGGGTATAAGAGTTGCATGAAGCACGTCTTCAGAAATATCAGATAATTTATGGTCCTCAGTGATTATATAATCCTCCCCTGCAATAGATTTTGCTAGATCATGAATGACATCGTGCATCACATAATTTTCATCTTTAGCATCACTGAgttttgaaatttgaaaaaacTGTCTTTGTAGCAGCTCATCAAAGTATGAACCACCCACATCTTCCAGTCGGCTTCTCCTTCTGGGTTGAATATAACCCTGTGCCATCCACAGCTTCACTATGTGATCTTTCTCAAATAGATAGCCTTTCGGGAACAAGGAAAAGTACACAAAACACTGCTTCAAGTGTGTCGGCATACGATAATAGCTCAATCTCAGAGCGGCGAAGATCTCATTTCTCCCTTCATCAAATAATCCCCACAATTCACTTTCTAGAATATCCTGCCACTTCTCCTCATCATCTTCGAAGCTTAAAAGACTTCCAAGTGTTTTAGCAGCCAAAGGTAAGCCATTGCACTTTCGGACAATTTGACGACCAATTCCTTCCAGTGTCGTCCGAGTGTTGGGCAATCCCGTTTGACGACCGATTCCTTCCAGTGTCATCCGAGTGTTGGGCAATCTCGTTTGACGACCGATTCCTTCCAGTGTCGTCCGAGTGTTGAGCAAACTCGTTTGACGACCGATTCTTTCCAGTGTCGTCCGAGCGTTGGACAATCCCGTTTGACGACCGATTCCTTCCAGTGTCATCCGAGTGTTGGGCAATCCCGGTGCCTTGTCCTTAAATGCATATCTATCAAACAACAACTGACAAGAGTAATCATCCAAAGCACCCAAGTAATATGGTGGCATTGTCTGCATCACCCGAGCAACCGATTCGTTCTGTGTCGTGATCATGATTTTAGTACTCGATGCATAAGCCATGGGGAAGCTTAAGGATTCCCATGGACTTGGCAGCTCATTCCACACATCATCTAGCACAAGCAGGAATCTTTTTTTGTTTAATAGCTTCGTCAGAGTCGAATGAAGAAGATCAAGTTCACTGTCATCACAAGAACTCCCAGTAATGAATTTGATTATGGTTCTTGTGATGCTTATCACATCAAAATCAACCGAGACATAGATCCATACCCTGATGTCAAAATGGGTACAGAccttatgatggttataaacatattgGGCAAGTGTCGTTTTACCAATGCCTCCCATGCCGACGATGGCAAGCACTGAAACCTTGTCTCCACCACGTTCCGATAGCAGTAAATTGACTAACTTCTTCCTGTCCACCTGCCTGCCATAAACACTCGAATCATCCACAAGGGAGCTCGTAGGGAGAGGCTTACTCACCGTGGCCTGCCTTCTCTCTCCGTCTTCTTCCTTCAGGTGGAGGGCCTCCCGCTCCCTTGCTATCTCATCGAATCTCTCCCTGATCCGCTTGATCCTGTCCGCTAGTCCAGCTAGGACAGCCGTCGAATCGCTCCCCTCATCTCGCTTTCTCTTCCCGGTGGTTGATGCACCAACTTTGACTTCGATTTGGGGCCGCAGCAGCTCGTAGTTGTACTCGTCGAGCACGTCGTCGGCATCATAAGCAAGCGCTTTGAGTTCGCGCAGCCAGAGCTTCACCGACTCCTCCCGGATCTCCCTCACCTCCGCATCGGTGAGCACGGACTGGATCCTAAGCAGCGTCCTCTGTAGATGCTTGAGATCTTCATGGACAGTGAGGCGTGGGCTTGATGGTGAGGACGAGGAAGCAAGCGAGGAGCTTCGAAGCCGAGCTGTGAGCCTGCTCGCCGTCGCTGCAATGGAAGACAGAATTGAAGCAGCCATGGCAGGATTCTACGCCTTCCCTCGCTGATGCAGCACCAGATGAATGTGAGAAGGGCGATCATATGAGTCGT
This genomic stretch from Musa acuminata AAA Group cultivar baxijiao chromosome BXJ3-9, Cavendish_Baxijiao_AAA, whole genome shotgun sequence harbors:
- the LOC108951216 gene encoding putative disease resistance protein At3g14460; protein product: MAASILSSIAATASRLTARLRSSSLASSSSPSSPRLTVHEDLKHLQRTLLRIQSVLTDAEVREIREESVKLWLRELKALAYDADDVLDEYNYELLRPQIEVKVGASTTGKRKRDEGSDSTAVLAGLADRIKRIRERFDEIAREREALHLKEEDGERRQATVSKPLPTSSLVDDSSVYGRQVDRKKLVNLLLSERGGDKVSVLAIVGMGGIGKTTLAQYVYNHHKVCTHFDIRVWIYVSVDFDVISITRTIIKFITGSSCDDSELDLLHSTLTKLLNKKRFLLVLDDVWNELPSPWESLSFPMAYASSTKIMITTQNESVARVMQTMPPYYLGALDDYSCQLLFDRYAFKDKAPGLPNTRMTLEGIGRQTGLSNARTTLERIGRQTSLLNTRTTLEGIGRQTRLPNTRMTLEGIGRQTGLPNTRTTLEGIGRQIVRKCNGLPLAAKTLGSLLSFEDDEEKWQDILESELWGLFDEGRNEIFAALRLSYYRMPTHLKQCFVYFSLFPKGYLFEKDHIVKLWMAQGYIQPRRRSRLEDVGGSYFDELLQRQFFQISKLSDAKDENYVMHDVIHDLAKSIAGEDYIITEDHKLSDISEDVLHATLIPNSNDKKVHNIRTERHTTVQFQFLNEPKRLRTFVVHKSKQWFPSKRNMLEQTQNIICIEMPNDVFQSLRLFRTLDLSFTMIEKLPDSIGNLIHLRYIGLRSTNLRHLPQSLCQLYNLQTLDLKHCEFLSDLPRGIGNLINLRHLILPILEDLHVCIPPGLRKLTNLQTLPIFYIKPDRFHCGVEELKELVNLSSLHIVGPYKMDEEWGPWLKNMKNLQNVRLRWFSYDCGPCGYSDGTNLENGDKMLHSEIGLKQDDSWHRIGAEKHEAACFVENQRRMSLMELVVEGYNGPRLPRWLGDPSFSKLATIRLELCNDKCILLPSLGQLVSLKHLSIGGMQRLQRVDREFWGGGMMVGKGFQALETLEFTEMPEWEEWCGEDGEFPHLRELTIGVCPKLFMFDCLLFPSLVELKIYNCGELTSIPICPSLSSLLLWGKCNLEIWFPSLNLPKLHHLVVSSSQGLRTLHVRQNVPALRTLCVDNCPKLLEATGLHHLSSLVSLQISNCPQFYIKEKLPSHVQVLLYPSEQMQRRSISVSRLLGMKLFKQEIIGMHRNMVLLL